One Niallia circulans DNA segment encodes these proteins:
- a CDS encoding Gfo/Idh/MocA family protein has product MEKLRIGMVGYKFMGKAHSHAYRDLPMFFPDIIHPEMKVICGRDEKGISAAAKQFGWEEYSTDWKALLERDDIDLIDINTPSDVHKEITLAAAKAGKHVFCEKPLALTLLDSREMLEVVESAGVKHMVGFNYRFAPAVMLAKKLLDEGRLGEIYHFRACFLQDWLVDPNFPLAWRLQKDVAGSGSHGDLGAHLIDLAHYLIGDIAEVIGMSETFIKERPVPSQMSGLTAKGSSSDEKAAVTVDDATLFLARFANGALGSFEATRFAAGHRCTNSFEINGSKGSVIFDFERMNELQVYFTDDKEDVQGFRRVLATDPSHAFAQHWWPPGHTIGYEHTFIHEVVELMAAFRENRQPVPNFRDGVKCQEILEAVDLSIEQRQWIQISEV; this is encoded by the coding sequence ATGGAGAAACTTAGAATTGGAATGGTCGGCTATAAATTTATGGGAAAAGCACATAGTCATGCATACAGGGATCTTCCCATGTTCTTTCCTGATATTATTCATCCTGAAATGAAGGTCATTTGCGGTCGTGATGAAAAGGGTATCTCTGCTGCCGCCAAACAGTTTGGCTGGGAAGAATATTCAACTGACTGGAAGGCTTTATTAGAAAGAGACGATATTGATTTAATCGATATCAATACACCAAGTGATGTACATAAAGAAATAACATTGGCTGCGGCAAAGGCAGGCAAGCATGTTTTTTGCGAAAAACCGTTAGCGCTTACATTATTAGACTCAAGAGAAATGCTTGAAGTGGTAGAATCTGCTGGGGTTAAACATATGGTTGGCTTTAACTATCGCTTTGCTCCTGCTGTTATGCTGGCGAAAAAGCTGCTGGATGAAGGTAGACTTGGTGAAATTTATCATTTCAGAGCATGTTTTTTACAGGATTGGCTTGTCGATCCAAACTTTCCACTAGCTTGGAGACTGCAGAAAGATGTGGCCGGTTCAGGTTCACACGGAGACCTCGGCGCTCACTTAATTGATTTGGCACATTATCTTATTGGTGATATCGCAGAGGTAATTGGCATGAGTGAAACCTTTATTAAAGAACGGCCAGTTCCTTCGCAAATGTCCGGTCTAACCGCAAAAGGCAGCAGTAGCGATGAAAAGGCGGCTGTAACAGTAGATGATGCTACCCTCTTCCTAGCTCGTTTTGCTAATGGTGCATTAGGCAGCTTTGAAGCGACCCGTTTTGCGGCAGGTCATCGCTGTACGAACTCATTTGAAATTAACGGGAGTAAAGGCAGTGTCATTTTCGACTTTGAGCGAATGAATGAACTGCAGGTTTACTTTACTGATGACAAAGAGGATGTACAGGGCTTTCGCCGCGTGTTAGCGACTGATCCAAGTCATGCTTTCGCCCAACATTGGTGGCCGCCGGGACATACGATTGGCTATGAACACACGTTTATTCACGAAGTAGTGGAACTTATGGCGGCTTTTCGCGAGAATCGTCAGCCTGTTCCGAACTTCCGTGATGGCGTTAAGTGTCAAGAAATTTTAGAAGCGGTTGATTTATCGATTGAGCAACGCCAATGGATTCAAATTTCGGAAGTCTAA
- a CDS encoding TrkH family potassium uptake protein, translating to MNNKIKIFTKRLSAAQLIVFYYIVAVIVSTILLLLPITQKDHSELAFIDAVFISISAVTVTGLSTVDVSQLLSVPGTFIFAIILQFGGIGVMAFGTILWLVSGKRIGLRARILMTTEQNSPTFSGIVRLIRMIFYVFVIVELFGAVVFGTYFLKYFPTWQEAYLQGFFASVAATTNAGFDITGKSLIPFANDYFVIIINIVLFIIGSLGFPVLIELIQWFRHKRKSTFQFSLFTKVTTVTFFILIVIGVVFIYLFEYGHFFSGKNWHQSFFHSLFYSISSRTGGMAISDVNELSVPTILLLCIFMFIGASPSSAGGGIRTTTFAVMLLTIYNYSKGNRTIKIFKREIEEEDIIKSFIVFTTGMILCIVAVFLLAYFETAFSLMEILFEVSSAFGTVGLSLGITPELSIIGKSVIMILMFIGKIGMFTFLFFMGGKPIKQPYQYPKERIIIG from the coding sequence ATGAACAATAAAATAAAGATTTTCACAAAACGACTATCTGCGGCTCAATTAATTGTATTTTATTATATAGTAGCTGTTATCGTATCTACCATTTTGTTGCTGCTGCCTATTACTCAAAAGGATCATTCTGAGCTCGCCTTTATTGATGCTGTATTCATTTCTATTAGTGCGGTAACTGTTACAGGTTTATCTACTGTAGATGTGAGTCAGCTCCTTAGTGTGCCTGGTACGTTTATTTTTGCAATCATCCTCCAGTTTGGTGGCATTGGGGTGATGGCTTTCGGTACTATTCTTTGGCTTGTATCTGGAAAAAGAATAGGACTAAGAGCAAGGATACTGATGACAACTGAACAAAACAGCCCGACTTTTTCTGGTATTGTTCGCCTCATACGAATGATTTTCTATGTTTTTGTCATTGTTGAGCTATTTGGAGCTGTTGTATTCGGCACCTATTTTTTAAAGTATTTCCCAACATGGCAAGAAGCTTATTTACAGGGATTTTTCGCCTCTGTAGCTGCCACGACAAATGCTGGTTTTGATATTACAGGAAAATCACTTATTCCGTTCGCTAATGATTATTTTGTCATCATCATTAATATAGTACTCTTTATTATCGGATCACTTGGATTCCCAGTACTAATAGAGCTAATTCAGTGGTTCAGGCATAAGCGAAAGAGTACATTCCAGTTCTCCTTGTTCACAAAAGTTACAACCGTAACTTTTTTCATTCTGATTGTAATTGGAGTAGTTTTCATCTATTTGTTTGAGTACGGTCACTTCTTTTCAGGGAAAAACTGGCATCAATCCTTTTTCCATTCCTTGTTTTATTCAATATCTTCACGAACTGGCGGAATGGCAATTAGTGATGTTAACGAGCTATCAGTACCAACCATTTTATTACTGTGTATTTTTATGTTCATAGGGGCGTCACCAAGCAGTGCTGGTGGTGGGATAAGAACTACGACGTTTGCTGTGATGCTGTTAACGATCTACAATTATTCGAAGGGGAATAGAACTATAAAAATATTCAAAAGAGAGATTGAAGAAGAGGATATCATCAAGTCTTTCATTGTATTTACGACAGGTATGATACTTTGCATTGTTGCAGTTTTTTTACTAGCATACTTTGAAACAGCCTTTTCCTTAATGGAGATTTTATTTGAAGTTTCCTCGGCCTTTGGCACCGTCGGCCTTTCGCTTGGAATTACACCCGAGTTAAGCATTATTGGCAAGAGTGTCATCATGATTTTAATGTTTATAGGAAAAATCGGGATGTTTACCTTCTTATTCTTTATGGGTGGCAAACCAATAAAACAGCCATATCAGTATCCAAAAGAGCGCATTATTATTGGATAA
- a CDS encoding sensor histidine kinase, which yields MDNTTFNDRLEGIGLSKIAYMFWIVLVYVAAIAIQIYENATVHDIVLLTLFSAIHFFLYYLSVSLQLSKKQSWFYIILQISLLFLSSFFLHTRIPILLVGILPMLIAQSITIFNSWKKVLIAFIAIYAVYCNAIWLNYGSSELPIFILVFFFNLTLVVFYSVMYNKQVNARIRMAYFLQDLERVHQRVEELTLANERQRMARDLHDTLAQGLAGIIMQLEAVDSHMQNGNTERSHEIIQHSMAQARETLRKSRTVIDDLRSVPVEKNSFNKQVLEQLEVFKQETRINVELLEQPIVNIPYLVRENCLYIISECLANIKKHANAEKVRMEMKIINSEIVIKISDNGIGFKKKSIGNHTGRYGLIGLLERAHLIGGEIQINTDVGIGTEITLQVPIKGVAYGSI from the coding sequence ATGGATAATACTACTTTTAATGACAGATTAGAGGGTATAGGACTGTCAAAGATTGCATATATGTTTTGGATAGTTCTAGTATATGTAGCAGCAATTGCGATTCAGATATATGAAAATGCTACAGTACACGATATAGTACTTTTAACTTTATTTTCTGCGATTCACTTTTTTCTGTACTATTTGTCTGTTTCCTTACAACTGTCGAAAAAACAAAGCTGGTTCTATATAATACTGCAAATTTCTTTATTATTTTTATCGTCTTTTTTCTTACATACTAGGATACCGATTTTATTAGTTGGAATTTTACCAATGTTAATCGCTCAAAGTATAACCATTTTTAATAGCTGGAAAAAAGTGCTTATTGCTTTTATAGCAATATATGCAGTTTACTGTAATGCCATATGGCTCAATTATGGTTCGAGTGAATTACCAATTTTCATACTGGTTTTCTTTTTTAATTTAACCTTAGTAGTATTTTATTCCGTCATGTACAATAAGCAAGTTAATGCCAGAATACGAATGGCATACTTTCTCCAAGACCTAGAACGAGTCCATCAGCGAGTTGAAGAGTTAACGTTAGCTAATGAGAGACAGAGGATGGCAAGGGATTTGCATGATACGTTAGCACAAGGGTTAGCAGGTATCATTATGCAATTAGAAGCTGTAGATTCGCATATGCAAAATGGAAATACAGAGAGATCACATGAAATAATTCAGCATTCAATGGCACAAGCTAGAGAAACCTTACGGAAATCTAGAACAGTCATTGATGATTTGCGATCAGTACCAGTTGAAAAAAACAGTTTTAATAAACAGGTCTTAGAACAGCTGGAAGTATTTAAACAAGAGACGAGGATTAATGTGGAGTTATTAGAACAACCAATTGTTAATATCCCATATTTAGTCAGGGAGAATTGTCTGTATATTATTAGTGAGTGCTTAGCTAATATTAAGAAGCATGCCAATGCTGAAAAAGTAAGAATGGAAATGAAAATAATTAACAGTGAGATAGTAATCAAAATCAGTGATAATGGGATTGGATTTAAGAAGAAATCCATTGGTAATCATACTGGAAGATATGGTCTTATAGGATTATTGGAAAGGGCACATCTAATTGGTGGAGAAATACAAATTAATACAGATGTCGGAATAGGAACAGAAATCACATTGCAAGTACCAATAAAAGGGGTAGCTTATGGAAGCATATAA
- a CDS encoding Gfo/Idh/MocA family protein — MKKLKVGIIGCGNISSIYMENCPKFPHLELVACADLDLQRAQSQAEKFDIPKACSVEELLNNQEIELVINLTIPKAHASVCIQALEAGKHVYTEKPLAVTRDEGRQILETAKKRNLLVGSAPDTFLGAGIQTAIHLIEQGEIGVPIGASAFMICRGHEHWHPDPAFYYDVGGGPMFDMGPYYLTALVALLGPIKRISGFTRISYPERTVLSTPKAGTTIDVKIPTHISGVLDFASGVIGNITTSFDAFGGTSLPPIEIYGSEGTLLVPDPNTFGGPVKIRKRDENEFREVPLEYGHAQNSRGLGVADMATAIIEGGNYRANGKLAYHVLEAMHGFHDSSDSGRHYIMESTCDRPEPVAMKIQK, encoded by the coding sequence ATGAAAAAACTTAAAGTTGGCATCATTGGCTGTGGAAATATTAGTTCTATTTATATGGAAAACTGCCCAAAATTCCCTCATCTTGAGCTAGTTGCTTGTGCTGATTTAGATTTACAGCGGGCCCAGTCTCAAGCTGAAAAATTTGATATTCCTAAAGCATGTTCGGTTGAGGAGCTGCTGAATAATCAGGAGATTGAGCTTGTGATTAATTTAACCATACCAAAAGCACATGCATCTGTCTGTATTCAGGCTCTTGAAGCAGGAAAGCATGTCTACACGGAAAAACCACTAGCAGTGACACGCGACGAAGGCAGACAAATTTTAGAAACAGCAAAAAAACGAAATCTTCTTGTTGGGAGTGCGCCTGATACCTTCTTAGGTGCCGGAATCCAAACAGCGATTCATTTAATAGAGCAAGGTGAAATTGGTGTTCCTATTGGTGCATCTGCTTTCATGATTTGCCGTGGTCACGAACATTGGCATCCTGACCCAGCCTTTTATTATGATGTAGGCGGTGGCCCAATGTTTGATATGGGGCCATACTACTTAACAGCCTTGGTTGCCCTTTTAGGACCAATTAAGCGAATTTCAGGATTCACACGTATCAGCTATCCTGAAAGAACGGTGCTAAGCACACCAAAAGCAGGCACTACCATCGATGTGAAAATTCCAACCCATATCTCAGGCGTTCTAGATTTTGCTTCAGGGGTTATTGGTAATATTACGACAAGCTTCGATGCATTTGGCGGTACCTCCCTTCCACCTATTGAAATATACGGAAGCGAAGGAACATTATTAGTTCCTGATCCGAACACATTTGGAGGTCCTGTTAAGATTAGAAAACGGGACGAAAATGAATTTAGAGAGGTCCCACTAGAATATGGTCACGCCCAAAACAGCAGAGGACTTGGTGTGGCAGATATGGCAACAGCGATTATCGAAGGCGGTAATTATCGAGCAAATGGCAAGTTAGCTTATCATGTGTTAGAAGCTATGCATGGTTTCCATGACTCTTCTGATAGCGGCAGACATTATATAATGGAAAGTACCTGCGACCGACCTGAGCCAGTCGCCATGAAAATCCAGAAGTAA
- a CDS encoding MMPL family transporter → MSKLLYKIGKWSALNKIKVLLLWVLILVSAMAVAIGLKPAFSEDMSIPDTPSEKALTVIKAEFPQGPDNGKIRVIFGTEDGDKVTFKSTQKTILTTLEKIKEDKSVKTITNPFDMGTISENQKIAYADITYNQGADDISNASYKHLEESIAFSKDTGIQTELTGNVKGSEMQIGGVSEVVGIALAFVVLAVTFASFLLAGLPILTALLGLGVSIGLTMIATTIFDIASVSLSLAGMIGIAVGIDYALFIFTKHRQFFGEGISKIESIARATGTAGSAVVFAGLTVIVALCGLTVVGIPFMSAMGLTAGLSVLLAVLVSITLVPSVLSMVGKRMAPKNQKVKNQSKQMPDSNFWGRLVTKHPIKLSVASFLLLLFISIPSLHMELGLPNDGMKGQDTPERRSYDLLAQGFGAGFNGQLTIVADASNVDDKHKTDTIEKAVKDIQQLDNVSSVSPAMPNEKGEYAIITVTPKTGPNEAATKDLVKEVRDLSDKNIKLLVTGSTAVNIDISEGLNNAIPIFAVLIVGFAFVLLTIVFRSLFVPIVAVLGFLLTMFSTLGLSVFILQDGYMIDLFSIPQEGPILAFLPILSIGILFGLAMDYQVFLVSRMREEYVLTKNPVQAIQAGLKHSGPVVTAAGLIMIFVFAGFIFSGEETIKSMGLAMTFGVIFDAFIVRMTIVPSIMKLMGHKAWYLPKWLNKGIPNVDIEGHGLIKPQNTEVFHEHPVK, encoded by the coding sequence ATGTCGAAACTATTATATAAAATAGGAAAATGGTCTGCGCTGAATAAAATTAAGGTTTTGTTATTATGGGTTCTAATTCTAGTCAGTGCAATGGCTGTCGCTATTGGCTTAAAGCCTGCTTTTTCTGAGGATATGTCTATACCTGATACACCTTCTGAAAAGGCCTTAACTGTAATAAAGGCCGAATTTCCTCAAGGTCCTGACAATGGAAAAATTCGTGTCATATTTGGAACAGAAGACGGTGATAAGGTAACTTTTAAATCGACTCAAAAAACCATATTAACAACATTAGAAAAAATTAAAGAGGATAAGTCTGTTAAGACGATCACCAATCCTTTCGATATGGGAACAATCTCGGAAAATCAAAAGATTGCATATGCCGATATCACTTATAATCAAGGAGCAGATGATATCTCAAATGCTTCCTATAAACATCTTGAAGAGAGTATTGCCTTTTCTAAAGACACTGGTATCCAAACGGAATTAACTGGTAATGTTAAAGGATCTGAAATGCAAATAGGTGGAGTATCTGAGGTTGTCGGTATTGCCTTGGCATTTGTAGTATTGGCAGTTACTTTTGCGTCTTTCTTACTAGCCGGGTTACCTATACTAACAGCGTTGTTAGGGTTAGGTGTTAGTATTGGATTGACAATGATTGCAACAACAATTTTCGATATAGCATCTGTCAGTCTCTCCTTAGCTGGTATGATTGGAATTGCAGTTGGCATAGATTACGCTTTGTTTATTTTTACGAAGCATCGTCAATTTTTTGGGGAAGGCATCTCAAAGATTGAATCAATCGCAAGGGCTACAGGAACAGCAGGAAGTGCAGTAGTATTTGCTGGTTTAACAGTTATCGTTGCTCTTTGTGGACTAACAGTAGTTGGCATTCCGTTTATGTCTGCTATGGGCCTAACTGCAGGACTAAGTGTTCTTTTGGCTGTGTTGGTATCTATTACGCTTGTTCCATCGGTATTATCCATGGTTGGGAAGCGAATGGCTCCAAAAAATCAAAAAGTGAAAAATCAGAGCAAACAAATGCCAGATAGTAACTTCTGGGGGCGTTTAGTAACAAAACATCCAATAAAATTGAGTGTAGCTAGCTTTCTGTTGCTTCTATTTATCAGTATTCCTTCCCTTCATATGGAATTAGGACTGCCTAATGATGGAATGAAAGGACAAGATACACCTGAACGTCGTTCTTACGACTTATTAGCTCAAGGATTTGGAGCAGGATTTAATGGCCAACTAACAATTGTAGCAGATGCATCAAATGTCGATGATAAACATAAGACTGATACAATAGAAAAAGCTGTTAAAGACATCCAGCAGCTTGACAATGTATCGAGTGTTTCTCCAGCAATGCCTAATGAAAAAGGGGAGTACGCAATTATAACGGTTACCCCAAAAACTGGTCCTAATGAAGCAGCAACAAAAGATTTAGTTAAAGAGGTCCGTGACTTATCGGATAAGAATATTAAATTACTTGTTACTGGTTCGACAGCTGTTAATATCGATATTTCAGAGGGCCTTAATAATGCGATCCCTATATTTGCTGTATTAATCGTTGGATTCGCATTTGTGCTGCTAACAATTGTTTTTCGTTCCTTATTCGTTCCAATTGTTGCTGTATTAGGCTTCTTGTTAACGATGTTTTCTACTTTAGGATTATCTGTGTTTATTTTACAAGATGGATATATGATTGATTTATTTAGTATTCCTCAGGAAGGACCAATACTAGCCTTTTTGCCAATCTTATCAATAGGTATACTATTTGGTCTAGCCATGGATTATCAAGTTTTCCTTGTCAGTCGGATGAGGGAAGAATATGTACTGACAAAAAATCCGGTTCAAGCAATCCAAGCAGGGTTAAAGCATAGTGGTCCTGTTGTAACCGCAGCTGGTCTCATCATGATATTTGTATTTGCGGGATTTATTTTTTCTGGTGAGGAGACGATCAAATCCATGGGATTAGCAATGACCTTTGGCGTTATCTTTGATGCTTTTATAGTTAGAATGACTATTGTTCCAAGTATTATGAAACTAATGGGTCATAAGGCGTGGTATTTGCCAAAGTGGTTAAATAAAGGAATTCCAAATGTGGACATAGAAGGACATGGACTTATAAAGCCTCAGAATACAGAGGTATTTCATGAACATCCTGTCAAATAA
- a CDS encoding helix-turn-helix domain-containing protein, with translation MLLYEPQHFDFISNYDSTNLNFPSHLHRCFELIYVVGGEMEVMIEQKNFPLHTGQYLLILPNEIHSITTESQSRAKICIFSPDYVTTFQRMSENRSLENPIFELSVQAKMLVSKTLFKDEFNLLEQKASLYLLLSELMAQTTLIKTEKKDSALLHTLLTYIQEHFTEPITLRSIAVTLGYSYNYLSKYFNAQVKTSFTDFLNDTRISYGCHLLKTTEKTITEIAYLCGYENIRSFNRNFIKKTLCTPIEYRRTLPALLAGQQAVHNKNPERN, from the coding sequence ATGTTATTATATGAACCCCAACATTTTGATTTCATTTCAAACTATGATTCTACCAATTTAAACTTCCCAAGCCACCTGCATCGTTGTTTTGAATTAATCTATGTCGTTGGTGGTGAAATGGAAGTAATGATTGAGCAAAAAAACTTTCCGTTACATACTGGACAATATTTACTAATACTGCCGAATGAAATCCATTCTATTACGACAGAATCACAGTCCAGGGCTAAAATATGTATCTTTTCACCCGATTATGTAACGACCTTTCAAAGAATGAGTGAAAATCGATCCCTTGAAAATCCGATATTCGAGCTATCTGTACAGGCAAAAATGCTCGTTTCAAAAACACTCTTTAAAGATGAATTCAACTTGTTAGAACAAAAAGCCAGTCTGTACCTATTATTATCCGAGCTTATGGCACAAACAACCCTCATTAAAACAGAAAAAAAAGACTCAGCTTTGCTTCACACCCTGCTAACCTACATACAGGAACACTTTACAGAACCTATAACCTTACGAAGTATAGCTGTCACACTTGGATATAGTTATAATTATTTATCCAAGTATTTTAATGCACAGGTCAAAACGTCATTCACAGATTTTCTAAACGATACTCGGATAAGCTACGGTTGTCATCTGCTTAAAACAACAGAAAAAACAATAACGGAGATTGCTTATCTTTGTGGCTATGAAAACATCCGCTCATTTAATCGGAATTTCATCAAAAAAACATTATGTACACCAATAGAATACCGACGTACACTTCCAGCGCTTTTAGCTGGTCAGCAGGCAGTTCATAATAAAAATCCTGAGAGAAACTGA
- a CDS encoding histidine phosphatase family protein, with amino-acid sequence MKKTLYLMRHGQTLFNKRRKVQGWCDSPLTELGIKQAETAAKYFNDQHIIFDQAYCSTSERASDTLEIITKIPYTRLKGLKEWNFGTFEGESEDLNPPLPYNDFFVKYGGENQKEVQLRMNTTCQQIMEEENEVVLAVSHGASCRNFMRNWEHTSTVTQQAKIGNCCILKFEYENKEFKLVEIINHDFNDIRDGISVVS; translated from the coding sequence ATGAAAAAGACATTATATCTAATGAGACATGGACAAACATTATTTAATAAAAGAAGAAAAGTTCAAGGCTGGTGTGATTCTCCACTTACAGAGTTAGGAATTAAACAAGCAGAGACAGCCGCAAAGTACTTTAATGATCAGCATATTATCTTTGATCAGGCATATTGCTCAACGTCAGAAAGAGCGAGTGATACGTTAGAAATAATAACTAAAATCCCATATACAAGACTGAAAGGATTAAAGGAATGGAATTTTGGGACATTTGAAGGGGAAAGTGAAGATTTAAACCCACCACTTCCTTATAATGACTTTTTTGTGAAGTACGGAGGAGAAAATCAAAAAGAAGTACAGCTAAGAATGAATACAACTTGTCAACAAATAATGGAAGAGGAAAATGAAGTAGTGTTAGCTGTATCACATGGAGCATCTTGCAGAAACTTTATGAGGAATTGGGAGCATACTAGTACAGTTACCCAACAAGCGAAAATTGGAAATTGCTGCATTTTAAAATTCGAATATGAAAACAAAGAATTTAAATTGGTTGAGATTATTAATCATGATTTTAATGATATAAGAGATGGAATTTCTGTTGTATCTTAG
- a CDS encoding ThuA domain-containing protein, producing MKKTALIVWGGWDGHQPEQVADIFKGILEEENFQVEVSNSLDSYADKERLKSLDLIVPHWTMGQIERKYVLNISEAVAAGVGLAGCHGGMCDSFRNNVDWQFMTGGNWVAHPGNDGVEYTVNIKHTSSPLLAGLSDFKVASEQYYLHYDPAVEVLATTRFPVFAGPHSANKAVDMPVVWTKRWGHGNVFYNSLGHQANIVAMPEVSLIMRRGFLWAAAGKALAENPAVNTTYKNVRTYTGMGDSQ from the coding sequence ATGAAAAAAACGGCATTAATTGTTTGGGGCGGCTGGGATGGTCATCAGCCAGAACAAGTAGCAGATATTTTCAAAGGAATCCTTGAAGAAGAAAATTTCCAAGTAGAGGTTTCCAACTCACTGGATTCTTATGCTGATAAGGAAAGGTTAAAGTCATTAGACTTGATTGTTCCTCATTGGACAATGGGCCAAATTGAAAGAAAGTACGTCTTAAATATCTCTGAAGCAGTGGCAGCAGGTGTCGGCTTAGCTGGCTGTCATGGTGGAATGTGCGACTCTTTCCGTAACAATGTTGACTGGCAGTTTATGACGGGCGGAAATTGGGTCGCGCATCCTGGCAATGACGGTGTGGAATATACCGTCAACATTAAGCACACCTCCAGCCCGCTGCTAGCAGGACTTTCAGATTTCAAAGTCGCCAGTGAGCAATATTATCTTCATTATGATCCGGCGGTGGAAGTGTTGGCAACCACCCGTTTCCCAGTGTTTGCTGGTCCACATTCTGCTAACAAAGCAGTCGATATGCCAGTTGTCTGGACAAAACGCTGGGGACATGGAAATGTATTTTATAACTCTTTAGGTCATCAGGCCAATATTGTGGCAATGCCGGAAGTCTCCCTGATTATGCGGCGAGGTTTTTTATGGGCTGCTGCTGGAAAGGCACTGGCTGAGAATCCAGCTGTAAACACGACTTACAAAAATGTACGTACCTATACTGGTATGGGAGACAGCCAATAA
- a CDS encoding response regulator, whose translation MEAYNVLIVDDHLVVREGLKLILETNDKYQVMGEAENGIQALDILKVKKPDVILMDLNMPVLNGLDTITKLNELKVNIPIIILTTYNEDEWMIKGLELGAKGYLLKDTSRENLFRSIETAVRGETLLQPEILERVLKVKTANEVSFSNNAMNLTEKELFILKAAAKGYRNKDIAFDIGISERTVKAHITNIFNKMGVNSRTEAVAVAIERGYFQ comes from the coding sequence ATGGAAGCATATAATGTACTTATCGTAGACGATCATTTAGTAGTTAGAGAAGGTCTTAAGTTAATCTTGGAAACGAACGATAAATATCAAGTAATGGGTGAAGCTGAAAACGGAATCCAAGCATTAGACATTCTGAAAGTTAAGAAACCAGATGTCATTTTAATGGATTTAAATATGCCTGTCCTTAATGGATTGGACACGATAACCAAGTTAAATGAGCTAAAGGTAAATATTCCAATCATTATTCTAACTACTTATAATGAAGACGAGTGGATGATAAAAGGGTTAGAATTAGGTGCTAAGGGATATTTATTGAAGGATACGAGTAGAGAAAATTTATTCCGTTCCATAGAAACTGCAGTAAGAGGGGAAACCTTGCTGCAGCCTGAAATACTTGAAAGAGTACTAAAAGTAAAAACAGCAAATGAAGTTTCTTTTTCCAACAATGCAATGAATCTAACTGAAAAAGAATTGTTTATCCTGAAAGCAGCGGCAAAGGGCTACCGAAATAAAGATATTGCTTTTGATATTGGAATTTCTGAACGAACTGTAAAGGCACATATCACAAACATATTTAATAAAATGGGGGTTAATTCCAGAACAGAGGCTGTAGCAGTTGCGATAGAAAGAGGATACTTCCAATGA
- a CDS encoding GntR family transcriptional regulator produces the protein MVKYKWIAEQIRNRIINKEYDSSKPLPDQEKLAKEFETSRVTIIKALNLLSIEGLIYSKQGSGTFVRKNALQMSQLDAKADEYIGLTEQIKGNGKISSVIISFNVRFPIEDEVEKLMISKNQPIYDIVRFRLLNDEPFLMEHTIMPVHVIPDITEEILQKSIYHYIKKDLNFKILGANRRIRADQPDELDKQYLQCTDRDPVLEVIQVVYLDNGVPFEYSRTRHRYDMGDILVVDMKYKN, from the coding sequence ATGGTTAAGTATAAGTGGATTGCAGAACAAATTCGAAATAGAATCATCAACAAAGAATATGATTCATCAAAGCCCCTTCCTGATCAGGAAAAATTGGCTAAAGAATTTGAAACGAGCAGAGTGACCATTATTAAAGCACTCAATTTATTATCTATAGAAGGCCTTATTTATAGTAAACAAGGATCTGGAACATTTGTCAGAAAAAATGCCTTACAAATGTCTCAGCTTGATGCAAAAGCTGATGAATACATCGGCTTAACAGAGCAAATAAAAGGTAATGGAAAAATTTCGAGTGTCATTATCTCCTTCAATGTCCGGTTTCCAATTGAGGATGAAGTAGAAAAATTAATGATTTCAAAGAACCAGCCTATTTATGATATCGTTCGCTTCAGGCTGTTAAATGATGAACCATTTTTAATGGAGCATACGATAATGCCTGTACATGTAATCCCCGATATCACAGAAGAGATTTTACAAAAGTCGATCTATCATTATATAAAAAAAGATCTTAACTTTAAAATTCTCGGCGCAAATAGGCGCATCCGCGCAGACCAGCCAGATGAACTTGATAAACAATATTTACAATGCACAGACCGTGATCCTGTTTTAGAAGTCATTCAAGTCGTGTACTTGGACAACGGCGTCCCATTTGAATATTCCCGGACTCGGCATCGTTATGATATGGGAGATATATTAGTGGTCGATATGAAGTATAAAAATTAA